The following coding sequences lie in one Flagellimonas eckloniae genomic window:
- a CDS encoding 4'-phosphopantetheinyl transferase family protein codes for MPIYKTITVSPTTSVYIWKVTEPEDQLAEGIMLTSHCQNRMEGMKSEAHRRAFLSIRHLMAEAGYSDSDLFYDAAGKPHLKDGNHISITHSHNFTGIIVSETDEVGIDIEMQRDKILRIAYKFTPIQEYRTLANTDAIIRKLTMVWGAKESLYKIYAQKGLSFLRHIHVMDFTFDDKRTVAEILYEGKKSHYDVEFLEFEGFTCAYALKLMGR; via the coding sequence GTGCCCATTTACAAAACCATAACAGTTTCACCCACTACTTCCGTATATATTTGGAAGGTTACGGAACCTGAGGATCAACTCGCCGAAGGTATTATGCTCACATCGCATTGTCAAAATCGAATGGAGGGCATGAAATCAGAGGCTCACAGGAGGGCGTTCTTAAGTATAAGACATTTGATGGCCGAAGCGGGATATTCAGATAGTGATTTGTTTTATGATGCCGCCGGTAAACCACATTTAAAGGATGGAAACCATATTTCCATAACCCATTCGCACAATTTTACGGGCATTATTGTAAGTGAAACCGATGAGGTAGGAATTGATATTGAAATGCAACGGGACAAAATCCTTCGAATTGCCTATAAGTTCACTCCGATACAAGAGTATAGAACCTTGGCCAATACAGATGCCATAATAAGAAAATTGACGATGGTTTGGGGCGCAAAAGAATCACTTTATAAAATTTATGCCCAAAAAGGACTCAGTTTTTTGAGGCACATACATGTCATGGATTTTACGTTTGACGACAAGAGAACCGTGGCAGAAATTCTCTATGAAGGAAAGAAATCCCATTACGATGTGGAGTTTTTGGAATTTGAAGGATTTACCTGTGCTTATGCACTTAAATTAATGGGTAGGTGA
- a CDS encoding SDR family oxidoreductase: MNIILTGATGTLGSQILFSLLESRFEHLESISLIVRKKNTTTPEERISKMLGSEILPEFLKKKKEAIHRKVRVVNAENILRPNTFLDSTKKYHFIHSAGFVNLSIDPNSKEEIFKENLTLTQNIFKVYTPYLAKFIYISTAFSIGKLGGLLKDNYVSEKQALYRNFYEASKHAAEKYLVKAGKTSAIPIQILRPSVLGGNIFDKPNFFISKYMVFYLFAKFFHKSTSSDTVRIQANTDSKLNIIPTDYAAKVIAKVFDTHISQLNIVHSTGTNIFNGITKILETVNFKSFKLTQELMDTASEFESSLEQFYYETIGVHLTPYLTSIPQEWDTTLLESILPLPKYNLEEYLVATVEFAKSNGFKNQRW, translated from the coding sequence ATGAATATCATTTTAACTGGAGCTACTGGAACATTAGGTTCTCAAATCCTCTTTTCTTTGCTGGAAAGTAGGTTTGAGCATTTAGAATCCATATCCCTCATTGTCCGCAAAAAAAATACAACTACTCCAGAAGAAAGGATTTCCAAAATGCTGGGCAGTGAGATTTTACCAGAATTTCTAAAAAAGAAAAAAGAAGCAATCCACCGAAAAGTTAGAGTCGTCAATGCAGAAAATATTTTAAGACCTAATACTTTTTTGGACAGTACCAAGAAATATCACTTCATTCATTCTGCTGGGTTTGTAAACTTATCCATTGACCCAAACAGTAAAGAAGAAATATTTAAAGAAAATCTAACGCTGACGCAAAATATCTTTAAAGTATATACCCCATATCTTGCAAAGTTCATTTACATCAGCACCGCATTTTCAATAGGAAAATTGGGCGGTCTTCTTAAAGACAATTACGTTTCTGAAAAGCAGGCATTATATCGAAACTTCTACGAAGCATCCAAGCACGCTGCCGAAAAATATTTGGTAAAAGCAGGTAAAACTTCAGCCATTCCCATACAGATTTTAAGACCAAGTGTATTGGGAGGGAACATTTTTGACAAGCCCAATTTCTTTATTTCAAAATATATGGTCTTTTACTTGTTTGCCAAGTTTTTTCATAAGAGCACTTCATCAGATACAGTAAGGATACAGGCAAACACCGATAGTAAGCTCAATATCATACCAACGGATTATGCCGCAAAAGTAATTGCCAAAGTATTTGACACCCATATTTCTCAATTAAATATTGTTCATTCAACTGGGACAAATATTTTTAATGGCATTACCAAAATCTTGGAAACCGTCAATTTTAAAAGCTTTAAATTGACCCAAGAACTTATGGATACCGCTTCAGAATTTGAGAGTTCTTTAGAGCAGTTTTATTATGAGACAATAGGTGTTCATTTAACACCTTACCTAACTTCAATACCCCAAGAATGGGACACTACGCTTTTAGAAAGTATTTTACCTTTGCCAAAATACAATCTTGAAGAGTATCTGGTAGCTACAGTAGAATTTGCCAAAAGCAATGGGTTTAAGAATCAGCGTTGGTAA
- a CDS encoding phytase — MYRSIYSLVVIVLFFTSCNTKSTLPPIQPDIITEFTLNDTDDPAIWINPADASKSIVFGTDKETNGAIYAFDLNGKIIEDKTIRNMKRPNNVDVEYGFQLTDSTTTDIMVFTEREKQQIRMFSVPNMKPMDGGGVPVFSDEELLENKLPMGISLYKSPLDSTIYAIVGRKTGPGTGYLYQYTLQADSLGVKANLVRKFGKFSGRKEIEAIAVDDENGFIYYSDEGVCIRKYHAEPSKGDVEISCFGGEYFLEDIEGIAITTYPDGEGQIIVSNQQKGEFNIFSRKDNSFIKAVNLTTLETDGCEVVTVPLNSTFPNGLFVAMNDEKNFYFYDLRKIIE; from the coding sequence ATGTATAGATCTATTTATTCCCTAGTTGTAATTGTGCTATTTTTTACATCCTGCAATACAAAAAGTACGTTACCGCCAATTCAACCAGATATCATTACAGAATTTACATTGAACGATACTGATGATCCCGCAATTTGGATTAATCCAGCAGATGCATCAAAAAGTATTGTTTTTGGAACAGATAAGGAAACCAATGGAGCCATCTATGCATTTGATTTGAATGGAAAAATAATCGAGGATAAAACTATCCGAAATATGAAACGGCCCAACAATGTGGATGTAGAGTATGGTTTTCAACTAACCGATTCAACCACAACGGATATTATGGTTTTTACCGAACGGGAGAAACAACAAATCAGAATGTTTTCGGTTCCAAACATGAAACCAATGGATGGTGGAGGGGTTCCTGTATTTTCTGATGAAGAATTACTTGAAAATAAATTGCCTATGGGCATTAGTCTGTATAAATCGCCATTGGATTCTACGATTTACGCCATTGTGGGAAGAAAAACAGGTCCTGGTACTGGTTATTTGTATCAATATACATTGCAAGCAGATAGTTTAGGGGTCAAAGCAAATTTGGTTCGGAAATTTGGAAAGTTTAGTGGTCGAAAAGAGATTGAAGCTATTGCGGTTGATGATGAAAATGGGTTTATATATTATTCAGATGAAGGAGTATGTATTAGAAAATATCATGCGGAACCAAGTAAGGGAGATGTAGAAATTTCATGTTTTGGAGGAGAATACTTTTTAGAGGATATAGAAGGAATTGCCATTACAACCTATCCCGATGGTGAGGGGCAAATCATAGTTTCCAATCAACAAAAAGGCGAGTTCAATATTTTTTCACGAAAGGACAACTCATTTATAAAAGCAGTGAATTTAACCACGCTGGAAACAGATGGGTGCGAGGTGGTGACGGTTCCACTGAACAGTACTTTTCCAAATGGACTTTTTGTGGCCATGAACGATGAAAAGAACTTTTATTTTTATGATTTAAGGAAGATTATTGAGTAA
- the ahcY gene encoding adenosylhomocysteinase, translated as MSTKTIPYVPFKVKDISLADWGRKEIELAEAEMPGLMALRKEYKNEQPLKGTRIAGCLHMTIQTAVLIETLVELGADVTWSSCNIFSTQDHAAAAIAAAGIPVYAWKGMNEEEFDWCIEQTLFFGEDRQPLNMILDDGGDLTNMVLDQYPELAAGIKGLSEETTTGVHRLYERVKNGTLPMPAINVNDSVTKSKFDNKYGCKESAVDAIRRATDTMLAGKKVVVAGYGDVGKGTAASFRGAGSIVTVTEIDPICALQACMDGYEVKKLETVIGKADVIITTTGNKDIIREEHFRALKDKAIVCNIGHFDNEIDMAWLNGQYGHTKDEIKPQVDKYTVEGKDIIILAEGRLVNLGCATGHPSFVMSNSFTNQTLAQIELWNNSDKYGNDVYMLPKHLDEKVAKLHLERLGAELTELKPDQAEYIGVTVEGPYKPEYYRY; from the coding sequence ATGAGCACTAAAACAATTCCTTATGTACCATTTAAGGTTAAGGATATTTCCCTAGCTGATTGGGGAAGAAAAGAAATTGAACTTGCTGAAGCAGAAATGCCTGGCCTTATGGCATTGCGAAAGGAGTACAAGAATGAACAACCCCTTAAAGGTACTCGAATAGCAGGATGCCTACATATGACCATCCAAACTGCGGTTTTGATTGAAACTCTTGTGGAACTGGGTGCGGATGTAACCTGGAGTTCATGTAATATTTTCTCCACACAAGATCATGCTGCCGCTGCAATAGCCGCTGCGGGAATTCCCGTATATGCGTGGAAAGGAATGAATGAAGAGGAGTTTGACTGGTGTATTGAACAAACTTTGTTCTTTGGTGAAGACAGACAACCCTTAAACATGATTTTGGATGATGGTGGAGATTTGACCAATATGGTTCTAGATCAATATCCTGAATTAGCGGCAGGTATCAAAGGACTTTCTGAAGAAACAACAACCGGAGTGCACCGTTTGTACGAAAGAGTAAAAAACGGAACGCTCCCCATGCCAGCCATCAATGTAAACGACTCTGTTACCAAGTCTAAGTTTGATAACAAGTACGGTTGCAAAGAAAGTGCGGTTGATGCAATACGCCGAGCTACGGATACCATGTTAGCAGGAAAAAAAGTTGTTGTTGCCGGATATGGAGATGTTGGAAAGGGAACTGCAGCTTCTTTTAGAGGTGCCGGTTCCATCGTAACCGTTACTGAAATTGACCCGATTTGTGCATTACAAGCATGTATGGATGGTTATGAAGTAAAGAAACTGGAAACTGTTATTGGCAAAGCCGATGTAATTATTACAACAACAGGAAATAAGGATATTATTCGCGAAGAACACTTCCGTGCCTTAAAGGACAAAGCCATTGTCTGTAATATTGGTCATTTTGATAATGAAATTGATATGGCTTGGTTGAATGGTCAATATGGCCATACGAAGGATGAGATTAAGCCGCAAGTAGATAAATACACTGTTGAAGGCAAGGATATTATCATTTTGGCCGAAGGTCGATTGGTAAACCTCGGGTGTGCTACCGGACATCCTAGTTTTGTGATGAGTAATTCGTTCACTAATCAAACCTTGGCCCAAATAGAACTTTGGAACAACAGTGACAAGTATGGCAATGATGTATATATGCTTCCAAAACATTTGGATGAAAAGGTTGCTAAATTGCACTTGGAACGTTTAGGCGCCGAGCTTACTGAGCTTAAGCCAGATCAAGCCGAATATATTGGTGTAACTGTAGAAGGTCCATATAAACCAGAATATTATAGATACTAA